In the Heptranchias perlo isolate sHepPer1 chromosome 4, sHepPer1.hap1, whole genome shotgun sequence genome, TATTTAACTGCAAGGTGTTGTTACTGATGTTGAAGTGCATTAAACAGAGATTTTAAACATTTAATTTGTGTTGTTGTGGCTTTCTGACTACAATGAAAATCAGAATTCAGCAGCAGATTTTATTATGGAAAAGTTAAGATGCTGCAGCATcaaacaaagaaaaataaatccAACAGAAAGCAAATGACGTTTCATTCACTGGATTTGAGAGTTGTAAAGATTGGGGACAGTAATTTTTCCACTTAATGCAGTTATACCTGACGTGCTTTATAAAAACATGCTTCCTCCGCTGAGACAGCCAGAGTATCAGAGTTCCATAGTACTGCAGGGCTTTTTGGACAATGCAaaaacaatatttaaaaaaaaattcaccctcCTAATGCCTCACCTCAAGTAACGTGACAAGTCTCTTACAGCAACAGCCACAACGTCAAAGTAATTTGTTCCCCAAAAAATCTGAAATATTTAAGCTTTACTGTAATATACAGTAGTTATATTCATATTCCAGCTGCAAAGACTTCTTCACAGTGAAAAATGCTGGATTGCCCAACAGTAGAATAAACACAACTCATTTTAACATATGGCTCAGTTACTGCCAAGAAATCTGTCAATACCTTTTTTTGTTGTTCAAACTAGATTTGCTTAACATCACTAGCTCAAAATTTACAACCATTTAAAAGTCGATCCTCAATGTTATATTCAAAATCCCTGTGGGGTTAGAACTGGTAAACTAGCAGTTTAAGGCCCCATATGCacttgaggggggaaaaaaaggggaaaagaaCGAACTCCcttccctattttctctgtttGCAAAACTATGCATCTGCAAAGAAGAAACAGGATCAAGTTAATGTACAGCATGTATGCTGGGAAAAACTGAGGGTCAACAAAAAATGTTGAGATTCAAATCAAACTGTACATTAGCCAGACTGGCATTTTGGAAAGCTAATTCTAAAATGGTTTCTTCATGGTGCATTTCTATTCCTTTGCTAAATTTTGACTGCACTTAAAATTCAGATGAGCTGTAATTTAACAGCAAATGCAAATTTACAAGTGGAGATGGGGACTTAAGACTATCAGAGTTTAATCCTATTCATGGTTATACCATTACCTCTGGCCTGCTGGTTCACCAACCAATTAGGGCAAATTATCTTTTGTTGATAACCTCCAGTAATCCTAAAGTTCCATCAAAGACCAGTGATAAATGACCTATCCATGGAATTAGAAACATGACATCATCCCTGCTTTTAGTTTTCAAATTGTTAAGACATTTATTCACCCTGAGAACCAGAGGAAGCATTTGAAATGAGCAGGTTGGTCTGTGCTCTGCATTTTAACGATATGCTGTTTCCACAATGGTTTAAAGTTTTCcttttgttccaaccccaaaaaaGTGGCTTTGATTTTAGGTTCAGATCTAGAGGAGTATTTTGAAGTTCAGCTTTATTATGCTAGTCACTTACGCGACGGTCAGGTACTGATGATAGAAAAGACCAAAAAGACTTGTGGAGAACAGGCAAGCTGCAATCCACCAGGTTAGAAAGGAGAGCAGGCCGCGAAAGAGTAAAGGAGTAAAAACGTTCTGCAGGCCACCCAGTGCCATCGTTAACTGTGCAACCGTTAGCTTCTTGTTTTCATTAGCTACGAGGGTAGCTGAGTTGACAGAATTGGAGGCTTCAACGATCTCCGTAGGAGACACATAGGAAGATTCTGACAGGACTCCCCAGGACTGGTTACCTGTTTCAAGTAAGATAATGAAACACCAGTTGTCAATCAGTTTCTTAAGCTTGATTTGCAAATCTGTATCATACCTATTAAAAAGGACATTCTTATATCTTTCAACAATAAAGGGAAGGAAAAAGGTTATTTCCCTATTAATGGAAACAAAACACATGGCTCAATGCACATCTGGAGTGCAGCAAGTTTTTCTTTCCCCTAACTTCCCCACCCCAAAATGAAATCCTTCTGATGAGCCAACACACCAGATTAAAACTGTCACAATTCTGACATAGGGATTCGAGTGGCAGATAGGCTTAAGATTTAACTTGGTCACCATTTTATTGAAAAGGGAGGCTCTACTACTTCATTGGCAGGCCATCCGACTACTACTTCATTGGCAggccatccaacactcccacaatcAACCAGTCTCACGTGAGTTCACAACTTATATAGAATTACGACATGGAAACATTTAATCCAACCAATCCATGTTGGTATTTATCCTACAtgcaagcagtagtcctaatcccatgtgcccaacTTGTTTCCATATCCATTTATTCTCCTTTCctacaaccacctatctaaccgaTTCTTAacagttgacatggtctctgtttcaatcactaactctgcgcCCTCTCCCCCGGTGCCGGGGCCGCTGCCCCCTCTCTATGCATATGCATTTTTCACTTTTCTTACAAAAATAATAAAACCCTTGCATTTTTTCCTCATTAAGATTGAAAAATAAACCTGGAGGTAGACAACAGTTAGAATAGAACTATTCAAAATCACAAATAAAATTCCACTGGCAGGCATGCTGGATTTATTGAGATGCACGATTTAGAAATGCAATAAGATTGTACTAGAAGTCCAATTTAAGATCAGTCTCAAGAGTAGAATTGTGTTACTAGCAGCTATCTTGCATTTCACTGAATCACACTTTATTCAGAAAGAGAGCAAGATTATGAATAGGAAGTCAAACTTAGGTAAGAACAAGCATTATTGCAGTTATGAGAAATTGGACATGCAACCAGCCAACAGAGGGCACTCTCATATGCTCAGCAGCAATGGAGCAAACATCCTTAAAAAGTCTTTTCCAATATTTTTTAACTTTACTACATAGAACAACTCTTAACTATTTAAACACATTAAAGGCCATTAACAAAAGAAGAACTAGTAGCAACTGCTTTGCATGTAATTTTTAAAGATTTATACAGCTTGCCTGAAACAAAACACACTGTAGATTTGAACTGAACTGAATAGCCTACACCAGAAATGATCAGACAGATATTTTtggcgctcccctccccctgatccccaattttcatttctcTCTGGATGGTGCCAGTTTAACGGAGTACATttccatgggtgctggcagcCCTCCCAATACCATGCccaagtggcaattcttcatgtgtaagccaaCACAATGAGTGCCGGTAGGCTATTCTCCATGGTGGCATCCTGGGCAAGCGCAATAGGGTTCTTTCTTGATGTCCACGTGCACATACTTTTCAACAGGGATCACTGAGTAGCGAACAGAAGCATAAATTCTTTCTGATTTTTCCTCCTTAGTGGCATTGAGGCCAGTTGCAGTCCACTAAGCACTGCACTGGCTGAggtcaggaatcaaacctgggacattaTGGTCTGTGTGGCTAAACACCGAACCAGGTGCTGTCTGGACCACCAAACCATCAAAGGAACAGAATTCCTGAGAATTGTGATTGAACAGTATTTTATACAGATTAATGCAAGAAAAATATAAGTTGAATAGAAAATGAACTGACAATTTGCACTCACCCAGAGTTTTTAAAAGCAGTGTTGTATGAAGAAGCATAATCATAGGTGCCACATACTGAAGTGCAATCACACAAAGATAATAGAAAACCCGGGCAACCTTTAAGCAGAGAAAAAATAGTTACTTTATCTACCTCAATAGGCTGCTTGctttaaaaacaaaagcaaatcTTCGAAACACCTGCTTTTCGAGTTCTATTCCTAGCAAATGGGTTAAAGTAAAACTGAGCAGCCAAAACTTGTTTTTACTAAAATGTTATTAGGTATGTTGCAATGTACACATTTATTGCTTAAATGCCCTGGTAAAATTACAAGTACTTTAATGAGCCCCATCTCACAGCTATTCCCTTATTCTAAGCTCTTGCTATATCCAAGCTCTTGCCTATCCTCTCAAAATTCACAATGAGTACAGAGTATTAatatgccagttttacaccagcCTTTCCATATTGTGTCCCGATAACTTGTTTATTCAGGATCCATGTGGCATCTGACTGTAATAACTTTGCTCTTTCTTATTCTTGAAAACTTTTCTGAAATTCTAAGTGCACTTGCGACTGCATTCTCTTTTGGGCCGGGCACTTGTCAAGAAAACCGATAAAAGGGGAAACTGCATCAATAACTAGGTCACTAGAATGGCTCATACCCCCCACCACCTCAAAAAACTCAGTCGGCACCTGGTTCGGAGCAGAGTGTTCTGCAGTTTTCTGCCTCTCTCACCCACAAATCAAGCTCCTCACTAGGCTACCATACAGTTTTAGGGGACTTCTGCAACATATGCCTTATTCATGAAAATAGAATCAAAATTTATTAAAAGGTAATAATCGATTAGTGAACAACAAAATATTTACAGATGTATCTTTTTCCCACTGTACTGCTTTTCATTCAAGGTGGGAAGGGTCGAGGTGGGTGAGAAACACCAGGGGctcaatttttaaattgtggcAGGTCGGCagctaggtgggggggggggtggtgaaggtgcgcgtggcaaacccggattaaaaaaaacttacgggggggggggggtggggggagaaagagagagagggagagatcgagatcgcgtggggggggggggagtttcagAGGGgtagattgcggggggggggggggggggggggggggagtttcagAGGGGAAGATTGCGGGGGGTGGGAATATCAgtggggaagatcgcgggggggaggaataaggggggaagatcgcgggggggaggaataagggggggaagatcgcgggggggaggaattagaggggaagatcgcgggggggagcaataagaggggaagatcgtggggggaggaattggaggggaagatcgcgggggggaggaattagaggggaagatcgcgggggggaggaattagaggggaagatcgcgggggggaggaattagaggggaagatcgcgggggggaggaattggaggggaagatcgcgggggggaggaattggaggggaagatcgcgggggggaggaattagaggggaagatcgcgggggggaggaattagaggggaagatcgcgggggggaggaataagaggggaagatcgcgggggggaggaattagaggggaagatcgcgggaGGGAGGAattagaggggaagatcgcgggggggaggaattagaggggaagatcgcgggggggaggaataagaggggaagatcgcgggggggaggaataagaggggaagatcgcgggggggaggaataagaggggaagatcgcggggggggaggaattagaggggaagatcgcgggggggaggaattagaggggaagatcgcgggggggaggaattagaggggaagatcgcgggggggaggaattagaggggaagatcgcgggggggaggaattagaggggaagatcgcgggggggaggaattagaggggaagatcgcggggggaggaattagaggggaagatcgcgggggggaggaattggaggggaagatcgcgggggggaggaattagaggggaagatcgcgggggggaggaattagaggggaagatcgcgggggggaggaattagaggggaagatcgcgggggggaggaattagaggggaagatcgcgggggggaggaattagaggggaagatcgcgggggggaggaattagaggggaagatcgcgggggggaggaattagaggggaagatcgcgggggggaggaattagaggggaagatcgcgggggggaggaattagaggggaagatcgcgggggggaggaattagaggggaagatcgcgggggggaggaataagaggggaagatcgcgggggggaggaatttgaggggaagatcgcgggggggaggaattagaggggaagatcggggaggggggagggaataagaggggaagatcgtggggacaTCGCACCCGCAATTGAAGTTTAAAATTGAGTCCCAGGTCTTGTGTTTTCCCACTTATTTTGTCACGTAATTTCCTTCCTGTCGGAGATCAAAACCTAATGCATGGAGCATCTTTCCAATGCTCTACTGTAGTATAACTGTGATACTGTACATGCACAATATGATCatgttcaaatcaaatcaaaacatCCACTTTCTGCCCTCCTATGAATTTAACACTACTACGATGCCTAGTTTTTTCTCAAATCTCCTGCCCAGCCTTCTCCCTACAACACCACAATTCTCAAGCACGAACAGACCCCACTTTCTTTTCCACCTCATCCTTTTGTGCAATTTCTAGCTGCTCTCATTCACCTTAATACTTTTGGTATTTATGCATTCCACTTTTCTGACCTCATTCTCTTACCATTTTTTGCAGATCCTTCGTACTGATTCGCCCCGCCTCCTTCTTCATTTGCTCCACACCCTTCTGCGCCAAGTTTAGGTACGCTTGCAGATGCTGGCGAATTAAGGCCAGTCGGAGAACACAGAGCAGGATAATAATCCACAATCGCAATGAGTCATATGTAGTCTCTGACATTCTGTAAATCatttaacaaaaatatttttcaaacaAAAGACTAAAAGGAAATCCAGGACTGGAATCGTTCAGAACAAATCAAATTACTTTAGTCTATTTTAAAACTGGGCATTCCTACATAGTTCTTTGAAGTTCATACAGACAATATCCAATCACCACCTAAAGTTATTCCTATAACCTTCAATTCTTGAGCAGTTATTTGCCTATTTCTCTTCACCGGTAGTCAAATGACAAGAGTTCATAgcattatagtaggtacagcacaggaggaggccatttcgtccatcgtgcctgggccggctctttgaaagtgctatccatttagtcccagtcccgttctttccccatagccctgtaaatcttttccctacaagaatttatccaattcccttttgaaagttactactgaatcaccttttcagacagtgcattccagatcattacaactcgctgcgtaaaaaattgtttcctcatgtcgcttctggttcttttgccgatcaccttaaatctgtgttgtctggttactgacccgtctgccactggaaatggtttctccctatttactctgtcaaaaccggacatggttttgaacacctctatcaaatcgccccttaaccttgtctGCTTTTGACCGAAGTCTATTCCTGATTAGTACTCGGTCATTGAGAAACCATTTTGGTTCTGGATCAAAAAGACCTCATGGGCCACAATTGGCTCACAGGCCATGTCTTGGACACCCCTGTACCTGATCTGGTCCATGTAAATGGTTAAAACTTAATGCTTTAAGTTTCTGTAATATATATGTTTACTGACCTCTACTTCTTATAGATTCTAAAGCTTGTTTTAACTAGATTTACAATTTTCTATTCATGAAGACTGATATGAAGAATTAATTCAACACATATGCAATTTCCCAACCTCTCAACATTCTACCTTACTTATCCCAAATTGTTATCCAATTTGGTTAACGTTCTGCCTGCATTCTACATAGATAAAAGAAATTATTTTGATTGCATGTCTCAAGGATGTGAAGCTAAATTTATATCTGAAAAAACTCTTTAGCTGTATTTAAAATCTAATGATAGGtcaaataaatattaaaatgagaatgTTTTTAAAACAATGTGGGACTCTTTTTTCCTCTACTGTAGCCACTAAATTATGATGACTCATTGAGGTTGAATTTGCTCCCTCCCTGTTTAAATGGGAGGAAATTAAATAAATCTTCAGCTGAGTTTACACTGTGGTTGCAACATGCAAATAATTTACACTGAAGTTCTCAGCATAATCAGCATGTAGTTAACCAGCCTGACCTTAACTTAGCATAAAAGCTCATACATCTATTTGAATACTGAATCATGTCAGAGCTACAGATCAGGAGATTTGCATCACACTGGTTTAAATGCTGAATGTTAAATTCTTCTGGTTTTCTGTTGAGAAGTAAAGCTCAACAGATATGGATTGGTAATTAAAGCTGTCCCACCTACCCCAATAAGCCAAACTGGAGCAAACCACAGAAGATCACACTCTAAAGTGAACTGAATGCAATTTGTTATGCAAGTAGGTTCTTCATCAAACAAATATACTTACAAAGGAATACTTTCTTTACCGAGTGGTGGATTCATGATATAGTCCTTTGTAATAGGTTTCACCCACAGGAGTACCATAATTAATGGTGACAGGAAATTTATATGAAGCAGAGTCCTACAAGTCAGGAAACCCAAAC is a window encoding:
- the tmem161b gene encoding transmembrane protein 161B isoform X3, coding for MEACNGISILQKNNSKPLLENNKKQNPGKTVLHYFPEYQWLVDFTASATIVYIITEVYYSLTNPHNEMNISIVWCLLVLAFVFKVLFSLTTHYFKVEEGGERSVCITFGFFFFVKAMAILIVTEKYLEFGLETGFANFSGSALQFLEKQGLESQGPVSKLTFKMFLAVFCALIGAFLTFPGLRLAQMHLDALNLANERLMQTLLHINFLSPLIMVLLWVKPITKDYIMNPPLGKESIPLMSETTYDSLRLWIIILLCVLRLALIRQHLQAYLNLAQKGVEQMKKEAGRISTKDLQKMVARVFYYLCVIALQYVAPMIMLLHTTLLLKTLGNQSWGVLSESSYVSPTEIVEASNSVNSATLVANENKKLTVAQLTMALGGLQNVFTPLLFRGLLSFLTWWIAACLFSTSLFGLFYHQYLTVA